The genomic window ATCACGGCCAGGATCAGGTCCTTGGCGGTGACGCCGTCGGGCAGTTCGCCGTCGACGGTGACGGCCATGGTCCTGAACGGGGCCAGCGGCAGCGTCTGGGTGGCCAGCACGTGTTCGACCTGCGAGGTGCCGATGCCGAACGCCAGCGCGCCGAAGGCGCCGTGGGTGGAGGTGTGGCTGTCGCCGCAGACCACGGTGGTGCCCGGCTGGGTCAGGCCCAGCTGCGGTCCCACCACGTGCACGACGCCCTGCTCGACGTCGCCCAGCGGGTGCAGCCGCACCCCGAACTCGGCGCAGTTCTTGCGCAGCGTCTCCAGCTGGGTGCGCGAGACCGGGTCGGCGATCGGCTTGTCGATGTCGAGGGTCGGGGTGTTGTGGTCCTCGGTGGCGATGGTGAGGTCGGTACGGCGTACCTGCCGGCCGTTCATCCGCAGCCCGTCGAACGCCTGGGGGCTGGTCACCTCATGGAGCAGGTGAAGATCGATGAAGAGCAGATCGGGCTCGCCTTCGGCGCGGCGGACGACATGGTCGTCCCAGACTTTTTCCGCGAGTGTCCTACCCATCGCTGTCCCTCCGGCCCCGGCCGTCTTCGCCCCAGGCCAACTCGGTGTGTGTTCTGCGCTGTGCTCCCAGCCTGACGGCTGCCGGGGAAAATTGAACTTGCGTTTCACAGTGTGAGACGCGAATATCGTTGCATGGACAACTCTAGCGGCGTCGGCGTTCTCGACAAGGCTGCTCTGGTGCTCAGCGCACTCGAGTCAGGACCGGCCACCCTGGCCGGGCTTGTCGGCGCCACGGGCCTCGCCCGCCCCACCGCGCACCGGCTGGCGGTCGCGCTCGAACACCATCGCATGGTGGCCCGCGACATGCAGGGCCGCTTCATCCTCGGGCCGCGGCTGTCCGAACTGGCCGCCGCCGCGGGCGAGGACCGGCTGCTGGCCACGGCAGGACCGGTGCTCACGCACCTGCGGGACGTGACCGGCGAGAGTGCCCAGCTCTACCGCAGGCAGGGCGACATGCGGATCTGCGTGGCCGCCGCGGAACGGCTGTCCGGACTGCGGGACACCGTGCCGGTGGGCTCCACGCTGCCGATGAAGGCCGGCTCGGCCGCGCAGGTGCTGATGGCCTGGGAGGAGCCGGAGCGGCTGCACCGCGGCCTGCAGGGCGCGCGGTTCACCGCCACCGCGCTGTC from Streptomyces sp. NBC_01198 includes these protein-coding regions:
- the ndgR gene encoding IclR family transcriptional regulator NdgR yields the protein MDNSSGVGVLDKAALVLSALESGPATLAGLVGATGLARPTAHRLAVALEHHRMVARDMQGRFILGPRLSELAAAAGEDRLLATAGPVLTHLRDVTGESAQLYRRQGDMRICVAAAERLSGLRDTVPVGSTLPMKAGSAAQVLMAWEEPERLHRGLQGARFTATALSGVRRRGWSQSIGEREPGVASVSAPVRGPSNRVVAAVSVSGPIERLTRHPGRMHAQAVVDAAGRLSEALRRSG